A genomic region of Ovis aries strain OAR_USU_Benz2616 breed Rambouillet chromosome 20, ARS-UI_Ramb_v3.0, whole genome shotgun sequence contains the following coding sequences:
- the MUCL3 gene encoding mucin-like protein 3: MAQPAHCIRSVFGLQCFFLFLLTSQEAGAAALQELQKTGKSTSDHLFSLATAPVSITPSNHAALHSEHSSPDPLISTETHKPKHQCTTTHRSKLAHQSSTTQAAPPAAEQNPSKQGRGPIIRNERASEPKDTANTDQGSDGERHTTPVPNRKSTTCLKRTTSRSTVTSKPAKVVTPSTTSNKTTEKTKQNLGKVTDRKQSTTRGHERTTGSPEKSTEHEGKTTGDNKRATGASEKSTGHKGKTTSNHERTTETFVGTGHGEKITSGHERTTGSPEKSIGHKGKTTSNHERTTETFVGTGHGEKITLGHERTTGSPETPTEHEGKTTSNHERTTETFVGTGHGEKITSGHERTTGSPEKSTGHEGKTTSNHKRTTETFVGTGHGEKITSGHERTTGSPEKSIGHKGKTTSNHERTTETFVGTGHGEKITLGHERTTGSPETPTEHEGKTTSNHERTTETFVGTGHGEKITSGHERTTGSPEKSTGHEGKTTSNHKRTTETFVGTGHGEKITSGHERTTGSPEKSIGHKGKTTSNHERTTETFVGTGHGEKITLGHERTTGSPETPTEHEGKTTSNHERTTETFVGTGHGEKITSGHERTTGSPETPTEHEGKTTGTHYKTTGGSAKSTRHQEKTTSVTETIKAPIKLTENPAKNTAATENIRPAVKVTGDASISTTSPCTSNTEASRYVPTGSSTPPRSIVSEAPDNKSHPQQNKDDSQGGVHEGETEGADSFPAWAIVVVILLSVILLLVFIGLIVLASYLARTRRALIQNTENNDSENAGGSNSYPVYLMEQQTLGPSQTPGPR, encoded by the exons GTGCTGCCGCACTTCAAGAACTCCAGAAAACTGGCAAATCAACATCTGATCATTTGTTCTCTCTGGCTACAGCCCCTGTTTCCATCACCCCGTCTAATCACGCTGCTCTTCATTCAGAGCACAGCTCTCCAGACCCCCTGATATCTACGGAAACCCATAAGCCAAAGCACCAATGCACTACCACGCACCGCTCCAAGCTGGCTCACCAAAGCTCCACAACCCAAGCTGCTCCTCCTGCTGCTGAACAGAACCCCAGCAAACAAGGAAGAGGGCCAATTATCCGGAACGAACGTGCTTCTGAACCTAAGGACACCGCTAATACAGATCAAGGGTCAGATGGGGAAAGACATACAACTCCAGTACCCAACAGAAAGAGTACCACTTGTCTTAAGCGCACAACAAGCAGATCAACAGTGACAAGCAAACCAGCCAAAGTTGTAACACCAAGTACCACCTCAAACAAGACtacagaaaagacaaaacaaaacctagGAAAAGTGACTGACCGCAAGCAATCAACCACAAGGGGCCATGAGAGGACCACAGGAAGCCCAGAAAAGTCCACGGAACACGAAGGAAAGACCACAGGGGACAATAAGAGGGCCACTGGAGCCTCAGAAAAGTCCACAGGACACAAAGGAAAGACCACATCAAACCACGAGAGGACCACTGAAACCTTTGTAGGCACAGGACACGGAGAAAAGATCACATCGGGCCATGAGAGGACCACAGGAAGCCCAGAAAAGTCCATAGGACACAAAGGAAAGACCACATCAAACCACGAGAGGACCACTGAAACCTTTGTAGGCACAGGACACGGAGAAAAGATCACATTGGGCCATGAGAGGACCACAGGAAGCCCAGAAACGCCCACAGAACATGAAGGAAAGACCACATCAAACCACGAAAGGACCACTGAAACCTTTGTAGGCACAGGACACGGAGAAAAGATCACATCGGGCCATGAGAGGACCACAGGAAGCCCAGAAAAGTCCACAGGACACGAAGGAAAGACCACATCAAACCACAAGAGGACCACTGAAACCTTTGTAGGCACAGGACACGGAGAAAAGATCACATCGGGCCATGAGAGGACCACAGGAAGCCCAGAAAAGTCCATAGGACACAAAGGAAAGACCACATCAAACCACGAGAGGACCACTGAAACCTTTGTAGGCACAGGACACGGAGAAAAGATCACATTGGGCCATGAGAGGACCACAGGAAGCCCAGAAACGCCCACAGAACATGAAGGAAAGACCACATCAAACCACGAAAGGACCACTGAAACCTTTGTAGGCACAGGACACGGAGAAAAGATCACATCGGGCCATGAGAGGACCACAGGAAGCCCAGAAAAGTCCACAGGACACGAAGGAAAGACCACATCAAACCACAAGAGGACCACTGAAACCTTTGTAGGCACAGGACACGGAGAAAAGATCACATCGGGCCATGAGAGGACCACAGGAAGCCCAGAAAAGTCCATAGGACACAAAGGAAAGACCACATCAAACCACGAGAGGACCACTGAAACCTTTGTAGGCACAGGACACGGAGAAAAGATCACATTGGGCCATGAGAGGACCACAGGAAGCCCAGAAACGCCCACAGAACATGAAGGAAAGACCACATCAAACCACGAAAGGACCACTGAAACCTTTGTAGGCACAGGACACGGAGAAAAGATCACATCGGGCCATGAGAGGACCACAGGAAGCCCAGAAACGCCCACAGAACATGAAGGAAAGACCACAGGGACCCATTATAAGACCACAGGCGGTTCAGCAAAATCTACTAGACATCAAGAAAAGACCACATCGGTCACTGAGACCATAAAAGCTCCAATAAAACTCACAGAAAATCCAGCAAAAAACACAGCAGCCACAGAGAACATAAGACCTGCAGTGAAGGTCACAGGAGACGCATCTATCAGCACTACATCTCCTTGTACCAGTAACACTGAGGCTTCCCGATATGTACCCACTGGTTCCTCTACACCCCCCAGGTCGATCGTGTCAGAAGCCCCCGACAACAAGAGCCATCCACAGCAGAACAAAGATGACTCACAAGGAGGTGTCCATGAGGGAGAAACGGAAGGGGCTGATTCCTTCCCCGCGTGGGCCATAGTGGTCGTGATCCTGTTGAGTGTGATTCTCCTTCTGGTGTTCATCGGCCTGATTGTCCTG GCCTCCTACTTGGCTCGAACACGCCGTGCACTGATCCAGAACACTGAGAATAATGACTCAGAGAATGCTGGGGGTTCCAATTCCTACCCAGTTTACCTGATGGAGCAACAGACTCTCGGCCCATCCCAGACCCCTGGCCCACGATGA